The DNA sequence TGGGTGCTGGGTTGCCGGGGAGCCGCCACGGCCCGGCGCTTGTGGGCCGCGCTGCCGCGACGCTACCAACGCCACTGCCGCTACCACACCGACCAGTGGGAAGCCTACGCCAAGGTCTTGCCCGCCCACCAGCATCGGCCTCATCCCAAAGGCAGCGGCAAAACCAATATTGTTGAGGCTATCAACTGCTCCTTACGCCAGCGCTGCGGGGTATTGGTCCGCAAATCCTGCTCCTTTAGTAAAAGTTTGCGCATGCACACGGCTCGCATCAAGATTGTGATTGACAATTACAACCTCACTCTTCAATAGACCGCCGCCGTATTTTGTTTCAACGATTTGTGGTATTCTTTAATTTTCCACCGTCTTTAGTAGATTGTCGTCAACTGGGCCTGGTCCAGGCTCGTATCACTGCTCACCAGCTATAGCACGCCCTGCGACCCATCTTTGTTGAGAAAGATTTGCCGAGCCACGAGCACCGCCGGTTGGACGGAGCTCAACCAGACGTGCAGGGGCTGCTCATCGGGAAAAAGCGGGGCATCGAGGGCCTGAAACTGGCCATTCTTGCGGCCCTTATCACGCAGGGTTACGGTGCG is a window from the Hymenobacter nivis genome containing:
- a CDS encoding IS1 family transposase — protein: MWTFVGRRTCKVWLWLAVERASRRIVAWVLGCRGAATARRLWAALPRRYQRHCRYHTDQWEAYAKVLPAHQHRPHPKGSGKTNIVEAINCSLRQRCGVLVRKSCSFSKSLRMHTARIKIVIDNYNLTLQ